One genomic region from Pseudoduganella dura encodes:
- the arsC gene encoding arsenate reductase (glutaredoxin) (This arsenate reductase requires both glutathione and glutaredoxin to convert arsenate to arsenite, after which the efflux transporter formed by ArsA and ArsB can extrude the arsenite from the cell, providing resistance.), translating to MSVTIYHNPACGTSRNTLALIRNAGIEPVVIEYLRDPPERATLAELIAKAGLTVREAIRQKDTPYLELGLDDPGVTDGQLLEAMLAHPILINRPFVAAPEGVRLCRPSELVLDILPAPQRGAFTKEDGEQVIDEQGRRIDHG from the coding sequence ATGAGCGTCACCATCTACCACAACCCCGCCTGCGGCACGTCCCGCAACACGCTGGCCCTGATCCGCAATGCCGGCATCGAGCCGGTCGTCATCGAATACCTGCGGGACCCGCCGGAACGCGCGACACTGGCCGAACTGATCGCAAAGGCGGGGCTGACCGTCCGGGAGGCGATCCGCCAGAAAGATACGCCCTACCTGGAACTGGGCCTGGACGATCCTGGCGTGACGGACGGCCAGCTGCTCGAGGCGATGCTGGCCCACCCGATCCTGATCAACCGTCCGTTCGTCGCGGCGCCCGAAGGCGTGCGGCTGTGCCGCCCGTCCGAACTGGTGCTCGACATCCTGCCGGCGCCGCAACGCGGCGCGTTCACGAAGGAAGACGGCGAACAGGTCATCGACGAACAGGGACGGCGCATCGACCATGGATAA
- the arsH gene encoding arsenical resistance protein ArsH, with protein MDKIANLPNLRAAQLDMPAMHKLEPAGGMDHPPRFLLLYGSLRERSFSRLLIEEAARILEHFGGEVKIFDPTELPMAGSVPEDHPKVVELRELCLWSEGHVWCSPERHGAVTAVMKNQIDWIPLEQGALRPSQGRTLAVMQVCGGSQSFNVVNTLRLLGRWMRMFTIPNQSSVPMAYKEFDDDGRMRPSAYYDRVVDVMEELFKITLLMRGRTGYLTDRYSERSERAMKAIDRQIEKI; from the coding sequence ATGGATAAGATCGCGAACCTGCCCAACCTGCGCGCCGCCCAGCTCGACATGCCGGCCATGCACAAGCTCGAACCGGCGGGCGGCATGGACCACCCGCCCCGCTTCCTGCTGCTGTACGGGTCGCTGCGCGAGCGCTCGTTCAGCCGCCTGTTGATCGAAGAAGCGGCGCGCATCCTCGAACATTTCGGCGGCGAGGTGAAAATCTTCGATCCGACCGAACTGCCGATGGCCGGCAGCGTGCCGGAAGACCATCCGAAAGTGGTGGAACTGCGCGAGCTGTGCCTGTGGTCCGAGGGACACGTGTGGTGCAGCCCGGAGCGGCACGGCGCCGTCACGGCCGTGATGAAAAACCAGATCGACTGGATCCCGCTGGAACAGGGCGCGCTGCGCCCGAGCCAGGGCCGCACGCTGGCGGTGATGCAGGTGTGCGGCGGCTCGCAGTCGTTCAACGTCGTCAACACGCTGCGCCTGCTGGGCCGCTGGATGCGCATGTTCACGATACCGAACCAGTCGTCGGTGCCGATGGCCTACAAGGAGTTCGACGACGACGGCCGCATGCGGCCGTCGGCCTACTACGACCGCGTGGTGGATGTGATGGAGGAGCTGTTCAAGATCACGCTGCTGATGCGGGGCCGTACCGGGTACCTGACGGACCGGTACAGCGAACGCAGCGAACGGGCGATGAAGGCGATCGACCGGCAGATCGAAAAAATCTGA
- the corA gene encoding magnesium/cobalt transporter CorA — protein sequence MLINCVAYQEGKKLTDVPVVDISEYLIQPDAFVWVALRDPDVDEIAVMQDEFSLHELAIEDAARGHQRPKMEEYGESIFVVVHIVEIDGDELSVGQLAVFAGPNYVLSVRRDSSQDFLGVRARAEREPHQLGKGAGFVLYALVDAVVDRYFPIVDMLESDLESIEDQIFSQKDEQRANIERLYALKRKALVLRHAVIPLLDAMGRLYGGRVPGVVVETQDYFRDVHDHLSRIAGRLDAVRDTINTAIQVTLSMVAIEENDISKKLASYAAIFAAFTAFAGVWGMNFEFMPELKWKYGYPFALLTMGCVSGYLYWRFKKAGWL from the coding sequence ATGCTGATCAACTGTGTCGCCTACCAGGAAGGCAAGAAACTCACCGATGTCCCGGTCGTGGACATCAGCGAATACCTGATACAACCCGATGCCTTCGTGTGGGTCGCGCTGCGCGATCCGGACGTGGACGAAATCGCCGTCATGCAGGACGAATTCAGCCTGCACGAACTGGCCATCGAGGATGCCGCGCGCGGCCACCAGCGGCCCAAGATGGAGGAATACGGCGAGAGCATCTTCGTCGTCGTCCACATCGTCGAAATCGACGGCGACGAACTGAGCGTCGGCCAGCTGGCCGTGTTCGCGGGGCCGAACTACGTGCTGTCGGTGCGGCGCGATTCGAGCCAGGATTTCCTGGGCGTGCGGGCCCGCGCCGAGCGCGAGCCGCACCAGCTGGGCAAGGGCGCGGGCTTCGTGCTGTATGCGCTGGTCGATGCCGTGGTCGACCGCTATTTCCCGATCGTCGACATGCTCGAATCCGACCTCGAATCGATCGAGGACCAGATCTTCAGCCAGAAGGACGAGCAGCGCGCCAACATCGAGCGGCTGTACGCGCTGAAGCGCAAGGCGCTGGTGCTGCGCCACGCGGTAATTCCGCTGCTTGATGCGATGGGGCGGCTGTATGGCGGCCGGGTGCCCGGCGTGGTGGTCGAAACCCAGGATTACTTCCGCGACGTGCACGATCACCTGTCCCGCATCGCCGGCCGGCTCGATGCCGTGCGCGACACGATCAACACCGCGATCCAGGTCACGCTGTCGATGGTGGCGATCGAGGAAAACGACATCAGCAAGAAGCTGGCGTCCTATGCCGCGATCTTCGCCGCGTTCACCGCGTTCGCCGGCGTGTGGGGCATGAATTTCGAGTTCATGCCCGAGCTGAAATGGAAGTACGGCTATCCGTTCGCGCTGCTGACGATGGGCTGCGTCAGCGGCTACCTGTACTGGCGCTTCAAGAAGGCCGGGTGGTTGTAA
- a CDS encoding manganese efflux pump MntP, which translates to MNFAATAALSLAMATDAFAVAIGKGAALQKPSLRAALRIGLIFGVVEGLTPIAGWALGQVAAPYVEAWDHWIAFLLLGGLGVRMIVASLGATDDDDNDGGRPDNGSFWLLVVTGFATSIDAMIVGVGLAFMDANIWLTAAAIGTCTFVMVTLGIMLGRAVGAVVGRRAELVGGFVLIAIGATILYGHTVG; encoded by the coding sequence ATGAATTTCGCCGCAACCGCCGCCCTGTCGCTCGCCATGGCCACCGACGCATTCGCCGTCGCCATCGGCAAGGGCGCCGCCCTGCAAAAACCCAGCCTGCGCGCGGCGCTGCGCATCGGCCTGATCTTCGGCGTCGTGGAAGGCCTGACGCCGATCGCCGGCTGGGCGCTGGGCCAGGTGGCGGCGCCGTATGTCGAGGCGTGGGATCACTGGATCGCCTTCTTGCTGCTGGGGGGCCTCGGCGTGCGGATGATCGTGGCCAGCCTCGGCGCCACCGACGACGATGATAACGACGGCGGCCGGCCCGACAACGGCTCGTTCTGGCTGCTGGTGGTGACCGGCTTCGCCACCAGCATCGATGCGATGATCGTCGGCGTGGGCCTGGCTTTCATGGACGCCAATATCTGGCTGACCGCGGCGGCGATCGGCACCTGCACCTTCGTCATGGTCACCCTCGGCATCATGCTGGGGCGGGCGGTGGGCGCGGTGGTGGGGCGCCGCGCCGAACTCGTTGGCGGGTTCGTGCTCATCGCCATCGGCGCAACGATCCTGTACGGGCATACCGTCGGCTAG
- a CDS encoding glycoside hydrolase family 43 protein — MNLPVKLPVKRCTLLSSTALAAALLCSCAAFAQAGFDNPLVRQRADPHASLHADGYYYFTATVPEYDRIELRRARSLDGIGKGESRVVWRKHAAGPMSFHIWAPELHHIDGRWYLYFTAGRADAPLDIRLYVLENAAANPLEGQWIERGQLRTGWESFSLDATTFALDGQRYLLWTQRPPTADKHLTAVYIAKMDTPLSIAGPATLLTQPQYPWEKVKFDVNEAPAVLVKNGRVFMTYSASATDASYALGMLTARADANLLDARSWTKSPEPVFASSRRTGQFGPGHNSFTTSPDGRTDILVYHARDVEQVPGDSLQDPNRHTRAQAIGWKADGTPDFGEPVADRPAAR, encoded by the coding sequence ATGAATCTGCCCGTAAAATTACCCGTCAAGCGGTGCACGCTGCTGTCCAGCACCGCGCTGGCCGCCGCTCTCCTGTGTTCCTGCGCCGCGTTCGCCCAGGCCGGGTTCGACAATCCGCTGGTGCGGCAGCGCGCCGACCCGCACGCGAGCCTGCACGCGGACGGCTATTACTACTTCACGGCGACCGTGCCCGAATACGACCGCATCGAACTGCGCCGGGCGCGCAGCCTGGACGGCATCGGCAAGGGCGAAAGCAGGGTCGTCTGGCGCAAGCACGCCGCCGGGCCGATGAGCTTCCACATCTGGGCGCCGGAGCTGCACCATATCGACGGCAGGTGGTACCTGTACTTCACGGCGGGCCGCGCCGACGCGCCGCTGGATATCCGCCTGTATGTGCTGGAAAACGCCGCCGCCAACCCGCTGGAAGGGCAGTGGATCGAGCGCGGCCAGCTCAGGACCGGCTGGGAATCGTTCTCGCTCGACGCCACCACGTTCGCGCTGGACGGCCAGCGCTACCTGCTGTGGACACAGCGCCCGCCCACGGCCGACAAGCACCTGACCGCCGTGTACATCGCGAAGATGGATACCCCGCTGTCGATCGCCGGACCGGCGACCCTGCTCACGCAGCCGCAGTACCCGTGGGAGAAGGTGAAGTTCGATGTCAACGAGGCGCCCGCCGTGCTGGTGAAGAATGGCCGCGTGTTCATGACCTATTCGGCCAGCGCCACCGATGCCAGCTACGCGCTGGGCATGCTGACGGCGCGCGCGGATGCGAACCTGCTCGATGCCCGCTCGTGGACCAAGTCGCCGGAACCCGTGTTCGCGAGCAGCCGGCGCACCGGCCAGTTCGGACCCGGGCACAATTCGTTCACGACCTCGCCGGACGGCAGGACCGATATCCTGGTGTACCACGCCCGCGATGTCGAGCAGGTGCCCGGCGACTCGCTGCAGGACCCGAACCGGCACACGCGGGCCCAGGCCATCGGCTGGAAGGCGGACGGCACGCCGGACTTCGGCGAGCCGGTCGCGGACCGGCCGGCCGCGCGCTGA
- a CDS encoding methyl-accepting chemotaxis protein, translating into MIIRTSIGTRLTLAFGIVMLILAGITLLSISRQSSLHDDTELVVRDRYAKVVLGTRALDGIQEAASTMRSLLIAADPAQLQAERARLKERDADVTATLREFEARITTDKGRAGMKAVMAAKEKYEADQARFLALLDAGNKPEATALLLGALAGSHSGYMELVHNMNRLGGELMEKSAVQAEQTYASGRRLTLLLAGAGIVLAAAMAHWLRRSITVPLRHAVEIANTIAAGDLSGRIVAGGNDETGQLLRALATMNDNLGGIVREVRASAESISGSAGEIAGSSLDLSGRTEEQASSLEETASSMEELTSTVRQSADNAQQASSIARTAATVAAQGGAEVAQVVQRMADITESSRRIGDITGVIDGIAFQTNILALNAAVEAARAGEQGRGFAVVASEVRQLAQRSAAAAREIKGLIEESAEKVAAGNKYAGQAGRTMDAVLAEIERVSTLMTEIGNTSREQSEGIDQVNQAVIAMDQVTQQNATLVEQASRSAEALQGRTQELLATVDRFSLGNGTPATRLPARLTA; encoded by the coding sequence ATGATCATCCGCACCTCCATCGGCACCCGCCTGACCCTGGCCTTCGGCATCGTCATGCTGATCCTGGCGGGCATCACGCTGCTCAGCATTTCCCGTCAATCCTCGCTCCACGACGATACCGAACTGGTCGTCCGGGACCGCTATGCCAAGGTGGTGCTGGGCACGCGCGCGCTGGACGGCATCCAGGAGGCGGCCAGCACGATGCGCAGCCTGCTGATCGCGGCGGACCCGGCGCAGCTGCAGGCCGAGCGCGCCCGCCTGAAGGAACGGGATGCGGACGTGACGGCCACGCTGCGCGAATTCGAGGCGCGCATCACCACGGACAAGGGCCGCGCCGGCATGAAGGCGGTGATGGCGGCCAAGGAAAAATACGAGGCCGACCAGGCGCGGTTCCTGGCGCTGCTCGATGCCGGCAACAAGCCGGAAGCCACGGCGCTGCTGCTGGGCGCCCTCGCCGGCAGCCACTCGGGCTACATGGAACTGGTCCACAACATGAACCGCCTGGGCGGCGAGCTGATGGAAAAAAGCGCCGTGCAGGCCGAGCAGACGTATGCCAGCGGCCGCCGGCTGACCCTGCTGCTGGCTGGCGCCGGCATTGTCCTGGCGGCGGCGATGGCACACTGGCTCCGGCGCAGCATCACCGTGCCGTTGCGCCATGCGGTCGAAATTGCCAACACGATCGCGGCGGGCGACCTGTCGGGCCGCATCGTGGCCGGCGGGAACGATGAAACGGGCCAGCTGCTGCGCGCGCTGGCCACGATGAACGACAACCTCGGCGGCATCGTGCGCGAGGTGCGTGCCAGCGCCGAGTCGATTTCCGGCTCGGCCGGCGAGATCGCCGGCAGCTCGCTGGACCTGTCCGGCCGCACCGAGGAACAGGCCAGCTCGCTGGAGGAAACGGCATCGTCGATGGAAGAGCTGACCAGCACCGTGCGCCAGAGCGCGGACAACGCCCAGCAGGCGAGCAGCATCGCCCGCACCGCGGCCACCGTGGCCGCGCAGGGCGGCGCCGAAGTGGCGCAGGTGGTGCAGCGGATGGCGGACATCACCGAATCGTCGCGCCGCATTGGCGATATCACGGGCGTGATCGACGGCATCGCCTTCCAGACCAACATCCTGGCGCTGAACGCCGCCGTGGAGGCGGCGCGGGCGGGCGAACAGGGCCGCGGCTTCGCCGTGGTGGCGAGCGAAGTGCGCCAGCTGGCGCAGCGTTCGGCCGCCGCCGCGCGGGAAATCAAGGGGCTGATCGAAGAGTCCGCCGAGAAGGTCGCCGCCGGCAACAAGTATGCGGGCCAGGCCGGCCGCACGATGGATGCTGTGCTGGCCGAGATCGAACGGGTGTCCACGTTGATGACCGAGATCGGCAACACCAGCCGCGAGCAGAGCGAAGGCATCGACCAGGTCAACCAGGCCGTGATCGCGATGGACCAGGTGACGCAGCAGAACGCCACGCTGGTCGAGCAGGCCTCGCGCAGCGCCGAAGCGCTGCAGGGCCGGACGCAGGAATTGCTGGCGACAGTAGACCGGTTCTCGCTGGGCAACGGCACCCCGGCAACACGCCTGCCAGCTCGCTTGACGGCATAG
- a CDS encoding polyprenyl synthetase family protein, giving the protein MVQTRQFNGFHEKQADTIALRQAVDSRIAQLLGDSVDPLAAAMRAGALGSGKRMRPLLVMLVARDLGVTSPDVLDVACAVELVHASSLILDDMPCMDNARLRRGKPAVHVQFGEDVAILASIALLSRAFCVVSSAQHLAPATRSRLVCTLSETIGAQGLARGQFQDLRGNGQRSADEITTTNELKTGVLLGVAVEMAAVLAQASDAVTQSLRAFAMAAGHAFQIRDDFADGGDSAITGKDTGKDIGKATLVNTLGPAEARRRMGAYVQQAERHLGDALGPGGHTHAYMAQLLAQASPAPQIVPAIAPRPAAQLGAQFV; this is encoded by the coding sequence ATGGTACAAACCCGGCAGTTCAATGGCTTCCACGAGAAGCAAGCGGACACGATCGCCCTGCGGCAGGCGGTGGACAGCCGCATCGCGCAGCTGCTCGGCGACAGCGTGGACCCGCTGGCCGCGGCGATGCGCGCCGGCGCGCTCGGCAGCGGCAAGCGCATGCGCCCGCTGCTGGTGATGCTGGTCGCCCGCGACCTCGGCGTGACATCGCCCGACGTGCTCGACGTGGCCTGCGCGGTCGAACTGGTGCATGCCTCGTCGCTGATCCTGGACGACATGCCGTGCATGGACAATGCGCGGCTGCGGCGCGGCAAGCCCGCCGTGCACGTGCAGTTCGGCGAGGATGTCGCCATCCTGGCGTCGATCGCGCTGCTCAGCCGCGCCTTCTGCGTCGTCTCGTCCGCCCAGCACCTGGCACCGGCCACGCGTTCGCGCCTGGTCTGTACCCTGAGCGAAACCATCGGCGCGCAGGGGCTGGCGCGCGGCCAGTTCCAGGACCTGCGCGGCAACGGCCAGCGCTCGGCCGACGAAATCACCACCACCAATGAACTGAAGACCGGCGTGCTGCTCGGCGTCGCCGTGGAAATGGCGGCCGTGCTGGCACAGGCAAGCGACGCGGTGACGCAATCGCTGCGCGCCTTCGCGATGGCCGCAGGCCACGCGTTCCAGATCCGCGACGATTTCGCCGACGGCGGCGACAGCGCCATCACCGGCAAGGACACCGGCAAGGATATCGGCAAGGCAACGCTGGTCAACACGCTCGGCCCGGCCGAGGCGCGCCGCCGCATGGGCGCCTACGTGCAGCAGGCGGAACGCCACCTGGGCGATGCGCTGGGCCCCGGCGGGCATACGCATGCCTACATGGCGCAGCTGCTGGCGCAGGCATCCCCGGCCCCGCAGATCGTGCCCGCCATCGCGCCGCGCCCGGCCGCGCAGCTCGGCGCGCAGTTCGTCTAG